The following coding sequences are from one Geothrix sp. window:
- the mnmA gene encoding tRNA 2-thiouridine(34) synthase MnmA → MSGGVDSSVMAALLHRAGYQVIGISMQLFEKDSAQSSEGKCCTLDDFHDARRVAHQVGFPHYVMDFEAWFRETVIDGFIQGYLDGETPSPCIRCNQHLKFSALMERAESLDAPFVATGHYSTITREAGRWHLRKASDPGKDQSYFLFHHTQATLARTLFPLAHLTKPEVRRLGAELGLHLAEKPESQEICFVTQDRYDAFIEAEGRDPGVGEGDIRHLDGRVLGRHQGYWRHTVGQRRGLGVAFSEPLYVIRTEPATNTVWVGPESGLMARELVARELNWIHAAPAGPLACEARIRSRAPEAEALVIPLPDGRVKVAFAEAQRAIAPGQAVVFYREGEVLGGGWIDG, encoded by the coding sequence ATGTCCGGCGGCGTCGACAGCTCCGTCATGGCGGCACTCCTGCATCGGGCCGGGTACCAGGTCATCGGCATCTCCATGCAGCTGTTCGAGAAGGACAGCGCTCAAAGTTCCGAGGGGAAGTGCTGCACTTTGGATGATTTCCATGATGCAAGAAGGGTCGCGCATCAGGTGGGTTTCCCCCACTATGTGATGGACTTCGAAGCCTGGTTCCGGGAGACGGTCATTGATGGGTTCATCCAGGGGTACTTGGACGGTGAAACTCCAAGTCCATGCATTCGTTGCAATCAACACCTCAAATTCTCCGCGCTGATGGAGCGGGCTGAATCGCTGGACGCGCCCTTCGTCGCCACAGGCCACTATTCGACCATCACCCGTGAGGCTGGACGTTGGCATCTCCGGAAGGCCTCTGATCCCGGCAAGGACCAGAGCTACTTCCTCTTCCACCACACCCAGGCCACCCTGGCGCGCACCCTGTTCCCCCTGGCCCATCTCACGAAGCCCGAAGTCCGCCGACTGGGGGCTGAGCTGGGGTTGCACCTCGCCGAGAAACCCGAAAGCCAGGAGATCTGCTTCGTCACCCAGGACCGCTACGACGCCTTCATCGAAGCCGAAGGTCGCGACCCCGGCGTCGGCGAAGGGGATATCCGCCACCTGGACGGGCGCGTCCTGGGGCGCCACCAGGGGTACTGGCGGCACACCGTGGGCCAGAGGCGCGGCCTGGGCGTGGCCTTCTCGGAACCCCTCTATGTGATCAGGACTGAACCGGCCACCAACACCGTGTGGGTCGGGCCCGAGTCGGGTCTGATGGCGCGGGAGCTCGTGGCGCGGGAGCTCAACTGGATCCACGCCGCCCCGGCCGGTCCACTGGCGTGCGAGGCGCGCATCCGCAGCCGCGCTCCCGAGGCGGAGGCGCTGGTCATCCCCCTCCCCGATGGGCGCGTGAAGGTCGCCTTCGCCGAAGCCCAGAGGGCCATCGCCCCGGGCCAGGCGGTGGTCTTCTACCGCGAGGGCGAGGTGCTGGGCGGCGGCTGGATCGACGGATGA
- a CDS encoding Fur family transcriptional regulator has product MRQTPQREGILQVLRDSDRPLTVEEIWERMPERRSGLPTVYRNLERFVREGWAESILGTDQVMRFVRCESRDHHHHLQCERCGRTVEVDACGLDESLRHLETLSGFRITRHQLQLFGLCGTCRSEKDR; this is encoded by the coding sequence ATGCGGCAGACGCCGCAGCGGGAAGGCATCCTCCAGGTGCTGCGGGATTCCGACCGGCCGCTCACGGTGGAGGAGATCTGGGAGCGCATGCCCGAGCGCCGCTCCGGCCTTCCCACGGTCTACCGGAACCTCGAACGCTTCGTCCGCGAAGGCTGGGCCGAGAGCATCCTCGGCACCGACCAGGTGATGCGGTTCGTCCGCTGCGAGTCGCGCGACCACCACCACCACCTCCAGTGCGAGCGCTGCGGCCGGACGGTGGAGGTGGACGCCTGCGGTCTCGACGAATCCCTGAGGCACCTGGAAACGCTCTCAGGATTCCGGATCACCCGTCATCAGCTCCAGTTGTTCGGACTCTGCGGGACCTGCCGATCCGAAAAAGACCGTTGA
- a CDS encoding two-component system sensor histidine kinase NtrB: protein MVDMLQRTWGRLGVSDASAPFLPLSFRLFASFGLLVVHAALPADGRASGPGEQTYLAALLLMFIEALWESGRGLTAMDHLFPTPRAPWIRWNLALDLALVTLVIAFQGVVQERFATLYIFPVLASAFYLRTVEIVWVGVVSSLTHVVLVLGFTFGVIPPFGLSGELVDPDPSRLSFLLGTASLQVFAATLLVVLIRRNLDRLRTDLSVSEAAVDELSALHQRVVESMNSGLITLDLKGRVTSANPAARAILGVPVDPGIAIQDLLQLGDPLPWRQGREHRFEVVLSVPGRGRRILGGHLASLRGASGRESGQLLLFQDLTDLKALEERTRISERLAAIGQLAAGLAHELRNPLASISGCVQLLQKEGAPEDVRSRVLGILERETQRVGDIVSDFLDFARPEPPSGVALLLPKVIEEVRSSWEMDPRTAGLVLITDPVPMVSLRSDPTDLHRALVNLLSNARKAVKDRPDPSVRLSCRVSEATICLAISDNGCGMAAEQLERLFVPFAGSFEEGSGLGMSLVYKFIEAMDWRIEVESAPGAGTTIRILLPLQRGEESVASPSDQA from the coding sequence ATGGTTGACATGCTCCAGCGCACCTGGGGCAGGTTGGGCGTGTCCGATGCCAGCGCCCCCTTCCTGCCCCTTTCCTTCCGTCTCTTCGCCAGCTTCGGTCTGCTGGTGGTGCACGCCGCCCTTCCTGCGGATGGCAGGGCTTCGGGCCCCGGCGAACAGACCTACCTGGCCGCGCTCCTGCTGATGTTCATCGAGGCACTCTGGGAATCCGGGCGCGGGCTCACCGCCATGGACCACCTCTTCCCGACTCCCCGTGCCCCCTGGATCCGCTGGAATCTGGCCCTCGACCTGGCCCTGGTGACACTCGTCATCGCCTTCCAGGGCGTGGTGCAGGAACGCTTCGCCACCCTCTACATCTTCCCCGTGCTGGCCTCGGCCTTCTACCTGAGGACCGTGGAGATCGTCTGGGTGGGGGTCGTTTCCTCGCTCACCCACGTCGTCCTGGTGCTCGGCTTCACCTTCGGCGTGATCCCGCCCTTCGGTTTGTCCGGCGAACTCGTCGATCCCGACCCCAGTCGGCTCTCGTTCCTGCTTGGCACGGCCTCGTTGCAGGTCTTCGCGGCCACGCTCCTGGTGGTCCTGATCCGACGGAATCTCGACCGGCTCAGGACCGATCTCAGCGTCAGCGAGGCGGCCGTCGACGAGCTCTCGGCCCTCCATCAGCGGGTCGTCGAGTCCATGAACTCGGGGTTGATCACGCTGGATCTGAAGGGCAGGGTCACCTCCGCGAATCCAGCTGCCAGAGCCATCCTGGGCGTTCCCGTGGATCCCGGGATCGCGATCCAGGATCTGCTTCAGCTCGGAGATCCGCTGCCCTGGCGCCAGGGCCGGGAACATCGCTTCGAGGTGGTGCTGAGCGTCCCGGGCCGGGGCCGGCGCATCCTCGGCGGGCACCTGGCCTCGCTGCGCGGGGCCTCCGGCCGGGAATCCGGCCAGCTCCTGCTCTTCCAGGACCTCACGGACCTCAAGGCCCTGGAAGAACGCACGCGGATCAGTGAGCGGCTGGCTGCCATCGGTCAGCTCGCCGCTGGTCTCGCCCACGAGCTGCGGAACCCCCTGGCCTCCATCAGCGGCTGCGTGCAGCTGCTTCAGAAGGAGGGGGCGCCCGAAGACGTCCGTTCCCGGGTGCTGGGCATCCTGGAGCGGGAGACCCAGCGCGTGGGCGACATCGTGTCCGACTTCCTGGATTTCGCCCGACCGGAGCCGCCAAGCGGAGTGGCGTTGCTCCTTCCGAAAGTCATCGAGGAAGTCCGCTCGAGCTGGGAGATGGATCCACGGACCGCGGGCCTGGTCCTGATCACCGATCCCGTCCCGATGGTGAGCCTGCGGTCGGATCCCACCGACCTCCACCGGGCCCTGGTGAATCTCCTCAGCAATGCCCGCAAGGCCGTGAAGGACCGGCCCGATCCCTCTGTCCGGCTGTCCTGCCGCGTGTCGGAGGCCACGATCTGCCTGGCGATCTCGGACAACGGCTGCGGCATGGCCGCCGAGCAGTTGGAGCGACTTTTTGTCCCTTTCGCCGGGAGCTTTGAAGAGGGCTCCGGCCTCGGGATGAGCCTGGTGTACAAATTCATCGAGGCGATGGACTGGCGGATTGAAGTCGAGAGCGCTCCTGGAGCGGGTACCACCATCCGGATCCTCCTGCCCCTCCAACGAGGGGAAGAGTCCGTGGCGTCGCCCTCCGATCAGGCGTAA
- a CDS encoding LSm family protein, giving the protein MNRKLIRPNLSELKDKLGIPAKGGGAEAMTPVPPAMTAGGEPNPAVNPAAATAPQGLGSPRRKIAPPEQTNAESFYYLKQMQSKTPMVIVLQDDEKVRGVIEWYDKHCLKINRVKEPNVLVPKHNIKYIYKQEEEPRIRRSRAAKKEETLAAEVEIPVYD; this is encoded by the coding sequence ATGAACCGGAAGCTCATCCGACCGAACCTAAGTGAACTGAAGGACAAGCTAGGCATCCCTGCAAAAGGCGGCGGGGCGGAGGCCATGACTCCGGTGCCCCCGGCCATGACCGCCGGTGGTGAGCCCAACCCCGCGGTGAATCCCGCGGCGGCCACGGCCCCCCAGGGGCTGGGGAGCCCCCGGCGCAAGATCGCTCCGCCCGAGCAGACGAACGCCGAAAGCTTCTACTACCTCAAGCAGATGCAGTCCAAGACCCCGATGGTGATCGTGCTCCAGGACGACGAGAAGGTGCGTGGCGTCATCGAGTGGTATGACAAGCACTGCCTGAAGATCAACCGGGTGAAGGAGCCCAACGTCCTCGTCCCGAAGCACAACATCAAGTACATCTACAAGCAGGAAGAGGAACCCAGGATCCGCCGCAGCCGTGCCGCCAAGAAGGAAGAGACTCTGGCGGCCGAAGTCGAGATCCCGGTCTACGATTGA
- a CDS encoding PdxA family dehydrogenase — MSRRPHIIVSLGDPCGIGPELLLGSLPALQPWADVTVVGSKAGVDLLEGRPGAPVAWRWLASTSGPPTPPLPCKVHTLQVLALGDAAPEVLGQALWLDPTPEIGADQLQLGRGSAASGRATVEAVRAAALMTMGGAADALVTLPMAKAAAHLAGYDIPGHTEFLRDLAGIAITRMAFLSPQLNVVLHTVHQSLRSVVESLTADGVADTLIFAADRFIQLTGKTDLRVALCALNPHAGEQGAFGVEEELLEEAIMQAEAAFLSFSSDPTPPRSATPLELDPSRPAGSRQHRPVGQRGLEVLSTSGPSDAHPAPLFFGPLPSDSVFQRASKGEFDLVVALYHDQGLIPVKLLEPTRAVNLTLGLPFIRTSPDHGTAFDKAGKWIADSRNFLEAAALAVRLAGRSGLGLPPPPGA; from the coding sequence ATGAGCCGCCGTCCCCACATCATCGTCAGTCTGGGGGACCCCTGCGGCATCGGGCCAGAGCTCCTGCTCGGAAGCCTTCCGGCCCTTCAGCCCTGGGCGGATGTCACCGTCGTGGGAAGCAAGGCGGGGGTGGACCTGCTTGAGGGGCGGCCAGGTGCCCCGGTCGCCTGGCGGTGGCTGGCGTCGACATCCGGCCCACCCACCCCCCCCCTTCCCTGCAAGGTCCACACGCTGCAGGTGCTGGCTCTGGGGGATGCTGCGCCGGAGGTGCTGGGCCAGGCCCTGTGGCTGGACCCCACCCCGGAGATCGGGGCCGATCAACTGCAGTTGGGCCGGGGCTCTGCAGCCTCCGGCCGGGCCACCGTGGAGGCCGTGAGGGCTGCCGCCCTGATGACCATGGGTGGTGCCGCGGATGCCCTGGTGACCTTGCCCATGGCCAAAGCTGCGGCCCACCTGGCCGGGTACGACATCCCTGGGCACACGGAGTTCCTCCGGGACCTCGCAGGAATCGCCATCACCCGCATGGCCTTCCTGAGCCCCCAGCTGAACGTGGTCCTGCACACGGTCCACCAGAGCCTGCGTTCCGTCGTGGAATCCCTTACGGCGGACGGGGTGGCCGATACGCTCATCTTCGCCGCTGACCGGTTCATCCAGCTCACGGGGAAGACCGACCTGCGCGTGGCGCTCTGCGCCCTGAACCCCCATGCCGGGGAGCAGGGGGCCTTCGGCGTGGAGGAGGAACTGCTGGAAGAGGCCATCATGCAGGCCGAGGCCGCCTTCCTGAGCTTCAGCAGCGATCCCACCCCTCCCCGGTCTGCCACGCCGCTCGAGCTTGACCCCTCCCGGCCGGCCGGGTCCCGGCAGCACCGTCCGGTGGGGCAGCGCGGGTTGGAGGTGCTCTCCACCAGCGGCCCCTCGGACGCGCACCCCGCACCGCTGTTCTTCGGGCCGCTCCCCTCCGACAGCGTCTTCCAGCGGGCCTCCAAGGGGGAATTCGATCTCGTGGTGGCCCTCTACCACGATCAGGGGCTGATTCCCGTCAAGCTCCTCGAGCCGACCAGGGCCGTGAACCTGACGCTGGGGCTCCCCTTCATCCGCACCAGCCCCGACCACGGAACGGCCTTCGACAAGGCGGGAAAGTGGATCGCGGATTCCCGCAATTTCCTGGAAGCCGCGGCACTGGCCGTGCGGCTGGCCGGTCGGTCGGGCCTGGGCCTGCCACCTCCCCCCGGCGCATGA
- a CDS encoding aminotransferase class IV: MKTDRWFGPDLGRPFDPPSPTQVALPRTALPVHRGLPCHLEAHLLRLQAGAAALGAEVPWLPGIQAELEAWLGADGPADVALRLVLHPEAARLAARLEPLPTVLHPYRLRVLPHPLQARRGDAAIVHKGLAGPWNQAVLSAAREAGAEDALLLWSDGTLAETAIASVALERGEFLIVPPPLGRVASLAERLDLPDWARARELRIEVGSLPLASAREGRLWCMNALRGIWPAVLA; the protein is encoded by the coding sequence ATGAAGACCGATCGGTGGTTCGGACCCGACCTGGGCCGCCCTTTCGATCCGCCCAGTCCGACCCAGGTGGCCCTGCCTAGGACGGCCCTACCCGTCCACCGCGGCCTGCCGTGCCACTTGGAAGCCCATCTGCTCCGACTTCAAGCCGGGGCCGCCGCCCTGGGCGCAGAGGTCCCGTGGCTGCCCGGGATCCAAGCAGAGCTTGAGGCCTGGCTGGGGGCAGATGGCCCTGCGGATGTGGCGCTGCGCCTCGTCCTCCACCCGGAGGCCGCCCGGCTCGCGGCCCGCCTGGAACCCCTTCCCACCGTCCTCCACCCCTACCGGCTGAGGGTCCTCCCCCATCCTCTGCAGGCCAGGCGGGGAGATGCCGCCATCGTGCACAAGGGGCTGGCGGGCCCCTGGAACCAGGCCGTGCTGTCCGCAGCCCGGGAGGCGGGTGCCGAGGATGCCCTGCTCCTCTGGAGCGACGGAACCCTGGCCGAAACGGCCATCGCCTCGGTGGCCCTCGAACGGGGGGAGTTCCTGATCGTCCCACCACCCCTGGGCCGGGTGGCAAGTCTGGCGGAGCGCCTGGACCTGCCGGACTGGGCGCGGGCGCGGGAACTCCGAATCGAAGTCGGCAGCCTGCCCCTCGCCTCGGCCCGGGAGGGACGCTTGTGGTGCATGAATGCCCTGCGCGGCATCTGGCCGGCAGTCCTGGCATGA
- the glmU gene encoding bifunctional UDP-N-acetylglucosamine diphosphorylase/glucosamine-1-phosphate N-acetyltransferase GlmU yields MSTVAVILAAGLGTRMKSRLPKVLHPILGDPSLLWVLRTLPGDLGGAIVVVHHGKELVEAALEAWQKAGLLPCAITTVDQGEPLGTGHALQTCIPELDRLKASQVVILCGDVPLTTSGTVFQLCAAEALLLAMDLPAPGAYGRVLQHPDGRLAGLVEAKDATPEQLAVQRVNGGAYSLPWPALRRALLGLTNDNAQREYYLTDAVVAVAREMSVAVEVCDPEELAGMNSRHDQAALQAAAQRHIERHWMAEGVTFLHAGSTLVGPRVQLQQDVLLEPGVRLEGAVVVGEGTRIGQGTVITDSTLGPGVEVRPYCVIERALVGEGSKIGPFARLREGTDLAEKVHIGNFVETKKAKLHRGAKANHLAYLGDTEVGEGTNIGAGVITCNYDGVNKHRTLIGRNVFVGSDTQLVAPLVIGDGALIGAGSTITKDVPADALALSRTPQASREGGASKLRARQKKGTGLS; encoded by the coding sequence ATGTCCACGGTGGCGGTGATCCTGGCGGCGGGCCTCGGAACCCGCATGAAGTCGCGGCTCCCCAAAGTCCTCCATCCCATCCTCGGCGATCCCTCGCTGCTGTGGGTCCTCAGGACCCTTCCCGGGGACCTTGGCGGGGCCATCGTGGTGGTCCACCACGGGAAGGAGCTGGTTGAAGCGGCCCTGGAGGCATGGCAGAAGGCAGGGCTCCTGCCCTGCGCCATCACGACCGTGGACCAGGGAGAGCCTCTTGGCACCGGCCACGCCCTCCAGACCTGCATCCCCGAGCTCGACCGCCTCAAGGCCAGTCAGGTGGTCATCCTCTGCGGCGATGTCCCCCTCACCACCTCCGGCACGGTCTTCCAGCTCTGCGCTGCGGAGGCCCTGCTGCTGGCCATGGACCTGCCGGCGCCGGGGGCCTATGGCCGCGTCCTCCAACATCCAGATGGGCGGCTCGCCGGGCTGGTCGAGGCCAAGGACGCCACGCCCGAACAGCTGGCGGTGCAGCGGGTCAACGGCGGCGCCTACTCCCTGCCCTGGCCCGCCCTCCGCCGGGCGCTCCTGGGACTGACCAACGACAATGCCCAGCGGGAGTACTACTTGACGGATGCCGTGGTGGCGGTGGCCCGGGAAATGAGCGTGGCCGTGGAAGTCTGCGACCCCGAAGAGCTGGCGGGCATGAACTCGCGACACGACCAGGCGGCGCTCCAGGCCGCGGCCCAGCGCCACATCGAGCGGCACTGGATGGCGGAAGGCGTGACCTTCCTCCACGCGGGCAGCACCCTCGTGGGCCCCCGGGTCCAGCTGCAGCAGGACGTGCTCCTGGAACCCGGCGTCCGGCTGGAGGGAGCCGTCGTCGTGGGTGAAGGCACCCGCATCGGCCAGGGCACGGTGATCACGGATTCGACCCTGGGCCCGGGCGTGGAGGTCCGTCCCTACTGCGTCATCGAGCGGGCCCTCGTGGGCGAGGGTTCCAAGATCGGCCCCTTCGCGAGGCTGAGGGAAGGCACTGATCTGGCAGAGAAGGTCCACATCGGGAACTTCGTGGAGACCAAGAAGGCGAAGCTCCACCGTGGCGCCAAGGCCAACCATCTGGCCTACCTCGGGGACACGGAAGTGGGCGAGGGCACGAACATCGGCGCCGGTGTGATCACCTGCAACTACGATGGCGTGAACAAGCACCGCACCCTCATCGGGCGGAACGTCTTCGTCGGGTCGGACACGCAGCTGGTGGCGCCCCTGGTCATCGGAGACGGTGCCCTCATCGGCGCCGGCAGCACCATCACCAAGGACGTTCCCGCCGACGCCCTGGCCCTCAGCCGCACACCCCAGGCCTCCCGCGAGGGTGGCGCCTCGAAGCTCCGGGCCCGGCAGAAGAAGGGGACTGGGTTAAGCTAG
- a CDS encoding MlaE family ABC transporter permease, producing MVLTLFDKAGAGVLKATDTFGDFAVLAGRTFAAIFKRPFDGKNLLNQFQSVGVNSIPVVALTSLAVSMVFAVQLAYGFKQFQAEGLASQVEGLAIMRELAPVITGLMLSGRIGSAMAAELGTMQVTEQIDALECLATDPIHYLFVPRLLASMVMVPILTVVSIYIGFWGGYLILVGVEGQSAFVYGNEFYKLLAFRDLRIALYKAFVFGMIIALVGCWKGYRTQGGAEGVGNAPTSSVVTSSLWILISDFFLTKLLLV from the coding sequence ATGGTCCTGACTTTATTCGACAAGGCCGGCGCAGGCGTGCTCAAGGCCACGGATACCTTCGGTGATTTCGCGGTCCTGGCCGGCCGGACCTTCGCCGCCATCTTCAAGCGCCCCTTCGATGGCAAGAACCTGCTGAACCAGTTCCAGTCCGTGGGGGTCAACTCGATCCCCGTGGTGGCCCTCACCAGCCTGGCCGTGAGCATGGTGTTCGCCGTACAGCTGGCCTACGGCTTCAAGCAGTTCCAGGCGGAGGGGCTGGCCTCCCAGGTGGAGGGACTGGCCATCATGCGGGAGCTCGCCCCCGTCATCACGGGCCTCATGCTGTCTGGCCGCATCGGCTCCGCCATGGCGGCGGAGCTGGGCACCATGCAGGTCACCGAGCAGATCGATGCCCTCGAGTGTCTGGCCACGGACCCGATCCACTACCTGTTCGTGCCACGGCTGCTGGCTTCCATGGTCATGGTGCCCATCCTCACGGTCGTGTCGATCTACATTGGATTCTGGGGCGGCTACCTGATCCTGGTGGGCGTCGAGGGACAGAGCGCCTTCGTCTACGGCAACGAGTTCTACAAGCTCCTGGCCTTCCGGGATCTCCGAATCGCCCTCTACAAGGCCTTCGTCTTCGGCATGATCATCGCGCTGGTGGGCTGCTGGAAGGGCTACCGCACGCAGGGAGGTGCCGAGGGCGTGGGCAACGCCCCCACCAGCAGCGTGGTGACCAGTTCGCTGTGGATCCTCATCTCCGACTTCTTTCTGACCAAACTGCTGCTGGTCTGA
- a CDS encoding ABC transporter ATP-binding protein, whose protein sequence is MAVIDVVNLSKAFGPKVVLSNVNLQVQEGESLVVLGGSGTGKTVLLRNIMGLLTPDSGHVAVEGKIIAQLSRSELFEVRQSIGMCFQMAALFDSMTVFENVAFGLRRHHKMSEADIRARVEECLSMVGMKETEKLKPAELSGGMKRRVGFARAIALKPKILLFDEPTTGLDPVMTDVIGRIILDLKHELGITSITITHDLKSAFEIADRIALIFRGECIACEAPADFKVNPHPVIQQFLRGDADGPFLQDPPPPKRKIQEARS, encoded by the coding sequence ATGGCCGTGATTGACGTCGTCAACCTCTCCAAGGCCTTCGGGCCCAAGGTCGTGCTGTCCAACGTGAACCTCCAGGTGCAGGAGGGCGAGAGCCTCGTGGTGCTGGGCGGTTCCGGGACGGGCAAGACCGTCCTGCTCCGCAACATCATGGGCCTGCTCACGCCGGACTCGGGTCATGTGGCCGTCGAGGGCAAGATCATCGCGCAGCTCTCGCGCAGCGAGCTCTTCGAGGTCCGCCAGAGCATCGGCATGTGCTTCCAGATGGCGGCCCTCTTCGACTCCATGACCGTCTTCGAGAACGTGGCCTTCGGCCTCCGCCGCCACCACAAGATGTCGGAGGCCGACATCCGCGCCCGGGTGGAGGAGTGCCTGTCCATGGTCGGCATGAAGGAGACCGAAAAGCTGAAGCCGGCGGAACTCTCCGGCGGCATGAAACGACGCGTGGGCTTTGCCCGGGCCATCGCCCTCAAGCCCAAGATCCTGCTCTTCGACGAGCCCACCACGGGCCTCGACCCGGTGATGACCGACGTCATCGGGCGCATCATCCTCGACCTCAAGCACGAATTGGGCATCACCAGCATCACCATCACCCACGACCTCAAGTCCGCCTTCGAGATCGCCGATCGCATCGCCCTGATCTTCCGCGGGGAGTGCATCGCCTGCGAGGCTCCCGCAGACTTCAAGGTCAATCCGCACCCCGTCATCCAGCAGTTCCTCCGGGGCGACGCGGATGGTCCGTTCCTGCAGGACCCTCCCCCCCCCAAGCGAAAAATTCAGGAGGCCCGTTCATGA
- a CDS encoding MlaD family protein, protein MKLETKVGLFFTGGIVLMAVLIFRTEKLEFGGKRNQNERFTYFQQVAGLNLQSAVRIAGVKVGDVRTIALEDGKARVVLGLSNEVPVYADAVVSLGSIGILGEKFIDLDPGHSAKGPFPEGKPLPSKAGVSLDNLMETLSEIGTNVKGVTQALNQSIGGEQGRQKLDEIVDNIRVLTAEFRSMAQENHGAINHTMANVEALSSDLRDKLPKLAQQFEAVGKNLNAIIEENRPELKGVVGDVRKLAQSFQGTAENLKILTDRVNKGEGTIGKLLNDETTIKKINEAVDNVNGLLGGFNKMDFRLDMNAAQWEKRKDSRVGLGLEIVPRPDYWYSLGFASTPDGKLSESSRTVTQLDPVTGKPVTVVERTKTVTTDQTFTASAQFAKRLGPAIFSAGIVENKGGGGVEFRTMDDDRLRFGFLAYDFTKRDDKPNPRYRFTSSYQFWKGAYIQAGVQDIGNKDLRTIFFGGGLRWKDDDLKKMVGLAGAAK, encoded by the coding sequence ATGAAGCTCGAAACCAAGGTCGGCCTCTTCTTCACCGGTGGCATCGTCCTCATGGCCGTGCTCATCTTCCGCACGGAAAAGCTGGAATTCGGCGGGAAGCGCAACCAGAACGAGCGCTTCACCTACTTCCAGCAGGTGGCGGGCCTCAACCTGCAGAGCGCCGTGCGCATTGCCGGCGTCAAGGTCGGGGACGTCCGCACCATCGCGCTGGAGGACGGCAAGGCCCGGGTGGTGCTGGGCCTCTCCAACGAAGTCCCAGTCTACGCCGATGCGGTCGTCTCCCTCGGTTCCATCGGCATCCTGGGCGAGAAGTTCATCGACCTCGATCCGGGCCACAGCGCCAAGGGTCCCTTCCCCGAAGGCAAGCCGCTTCCCAGCAAGGCCGGCGTCAGCCTCGACAACCTCATGGAGACCCTCTCCGAGATCGGCACCAACGTGAAGGGCGTCACCCAGGCCCTGAACCAGTCCATCGGTGGTGAGCAGGGCCGGCAGAAGCTCGATGAGATCGTGGACAACATCCGCGTGCTGACCGCCGAGTTCCGGTCCATGGCCCAGGAGAACCACGGGGCCATCAACCACACCATGGCGAACGTGGAGGCCCTCTCCTCCGACCTGCGGGACAAGCTGCCCAAGCTGGCCCAGCAGTTCGAGGCCGTGGGCAAGAACCTCAACGCCATCATCGAGGAGAACCGGCCCGAGCTGAAGGGCGTCGTGGGCGACGTGCGCAAGCTGGCCCAGAGCTTCCAGGGCACCGCCGAGAACCTCAAGATCCTCACGGACCGGGTCAACAAGGGCGAAGGCACCATCGGCAAGCTGCTGAACGATGAGACCACCATCAAGAAGATCAATGAGGCCGTGGACAACGTGAACGGCCTGCTGGGTGGCTTCAACAAGATGGACTTCCGCCTCGACATGAATGCGGCCCAGTGGGAGAAGCGCAAGGACAGCCGGGTGGGACTGGGGCTCGAGATCGTCCCCCGCCCCGACTACTGGTACTCCCTGGGCTTCGCCTCCACGCCCGATGGGAAGCTCAGCGAGAGCTCGCGCACCGTCACCCAGCTCGATCCGGTCACGGGCAAGCCCGTCACGGTGGTGGAACGGACCAAGACCGTGACCACGGACCAGACCTTCACGGCCTCGGCCCAGTTCGCCAAGCGTCTTGGACCCGCGATCTTCTCGGCCGGCATCGTCGAGAACAAGGGCGGCGGCGGCGTGGAGTTCCGAACCATGGATGATGACCGGCTCCGGTTCGGCTTCCTGGCCTATGACTTCACCAAGCGCGACGACAAGCCGAACCCCCGCTACCGCTTCACCAGCAGCTACCAGTTCTGGAAGGGCGCCTACATCCAGGCCGGCGTCCAGGACATCGGCAACAAGGATCTGCGCACGATCTTCTTCGGGGGCGGCCTGCGCTGGAAGGATGACGACCTGAAGAAGATGGTGGGCCTTGCCGGAGCCGCCAAGTGA